One Flagellimonas sp. CMM7 genomic region harbors:
- a CDS encoding TonB-dependent siderophore receptor, translating to MSLNKDCFAICFATILCFVSHSQQADSVKVETIKSVQNLKEVVVTGESKVMSLSKKLFAVGVLDKKDIAKVAGNNLADVLNYNLNITITPDASSGRSTVSMFGLDGQYVKILVDGIPMTSDNGIGNNIDITQINLEDVERIEIVEGSMGVLYGDNAVAGVINIVTKRGLEGDYAWQIQLSAQEETVGPEYSLFDEGRHIQNFKVSNQVNDKLGYSIGASRNDYAGFYNDFRGENYVNIQDNTVVNDGLRGTEWNPKEQITTYGNVNLNLGKHNIFYKLQYYDEVVTVFDRNVTGRLDTATGLVNPTALDEIYETDRFVNNLNISGPIKGQTTYNFFFSQQNQKRYFQQYVYNILQQGIESFITDNLSQSSEIWYSKGFVSNMVPKSDFFNLQLGYEFTCQSGFDAIATGEYSNDVVENTLKNYDFFGVVDFNLTDNLSIYPGARFTNNSQFGNKLIWSLSSTYDLTDTFKLKAIFGSAFRAPNFEELFFYFVDANHNVQGNPNLQPEDGISVFVNLENKFKVTQTGFLKSAIKSYYFDIQDKIASVVVPDENDRSLFTFANVDYSKILGFSWENSLKVKNWQVGLGATYMGESTAINESSTSNSDYLWSFNLQSSLGYTIPRLKTTISTQLKYTGRTQVILEGADGLVVGQTDDFTWMDASFRTDLTKYLEITLGARNIFNIVTVNASDVPSGTHNSSTTASRLFGNGRSYFLKLLYNLNFN from the coding sequence ATGAGTCTAAATAAGGACTGTTTTGCCATTTGTTTCGCTACCATACTGTGCTTCGTAAGTCATTCACAACAAGCTGATAGTGTGAAAGTTGAAACCATTAAAAGTGTTCAAAATCTGAAAGAGGTAGTTGTCACTGGAGAAAGCAAAGTAATGTCCTTAAGTAAAAAACTATTTGCAGTAGGTGTTCTGGATAAAAAGGACATTGCCAAAGTTGCTGGGAACAATCTGGCTGATGTACTAAACTATAACCTCAACATTACAATTACCCCAGATGCCTCTTCGGGAAGGTCTACTGTAAGTATGTTTGGACTTGATGGGCAATATGTAAAAATATTAGTTGATGGCATACCCATGACAAGCGATAATGGTATTGGCAACAATATCGATATCACACAAATAAACCTAGAGGATGTTGAGCGTATTGAGATTGTAGAAGGTTCCATGGGAGTGCTTTATGGTGACAACGCTGTTGCAGGGGTAATCAATATTGTCACCAAACGCGGCCTTGAAGGGGATTACGCATGGCAAATACAGCTTTCTGCTCAAGAAGAAACCGTTGGTCCAGAATACTCCTTATTCGATGAGGGCAGGCACATTCAAAATTTCAAGGTCAGCAATCAGGTCAATGACAAATTAGGGTACTCAATTGGAGCGTCTAGAAACGACTACGCTGGATTTTATAATGATTTCAGAGGTGAAAACTATGTGAACATTCAAGATAATACAGTCGTCAATGACGGGCTTAGAGGAACGGAATGGAATCCCAAGGAACAAATTACTACCTACGGTAATGTTAATCTCAATCTTGGCAAACACAATATTTTTTACAAACTACAATATTATGATGAAGTCGTGACCGTTTTCGACCGCAACGTTACTGGACGGCTAGATACAGCAACAGGATTGGTAAATCCCACCGCTTTGGACGAAATTTATGAAACAGATAGATTCGTAAACAACCTAAACATATCGGGGCCGATAAAAGGGCAGACCACCTATAATTTTTTCTTTTCCCAACAAAACCAAAAGCGCTACTTCCAGCAGTACGTCTATAACATATTACAACAAGGCATTGAGTCTTTTATTACAGACAATTTAAGTCAATCCAGCGAAATATGGTACTCCAAAGGATTTGTAAGCAACATGGTCCCCAAATCGGATTTCTTTAATCTTCAACTAGGTTATGAGTTCACTTGCCAGTCAGGTTTTGATGCCATTGCTACAGGTGAATATTCAAATGATGTTGTAGAAAACACTTTGAAGAACTATGATTTCTTTGGTGTAGTTGACTTTAATCTTACCGATAACCTTTCTATTTATCCGGGAGCACGATTTACGAACAATTCGCAGTTTGGAAATAAATTGATCTGGTCTTTGTCCTCCACATACGACTTAACCGATACTTTTAAATTGAAAGCCATCTTCGGTTCTGCCTTTCGAGCCCCCAACTTTGAGGAGCTTTTCTTCTATTTCGTTGACGCTAACCACAACGTTCAGGGAAATCCTAACCTTCAGCCCGAAGACGGCATATCAGTTTTCGTAAATCTGGAGAACAAGTTTAAAGTTACCCAGACAGGATTCCTAAAGTCCGCTATCAAATCGTATTATTTCGACATTCAAGACAAAATTGCCAGTGTCGTAGTACCCGATGAAAATGACCGAAGCCTGTTCACTTTTGCCAATGTGGATTATTCCAAAATCTTGGGGTTTTCATGGGAGAACAGTCTCAAGGTAAAAAACTGGCAAGTTGGTCTTGGCGCCACTTATATGGGTGAATCCACTGCAATCAATGAGTCCTCAACAAGCAATAGTGATTACCTATGGAGCTTTAACCTACAATCCTCTTTGGGATATACCATTCCAAGACTTAAGACAACAATTTCAACTCAATTAAAATACACAGGCAGAACTCAAGTGATTTTAGAAGGAGCTGACGGTTTGGTCGTCGGCCAAACAGATGATTTTACTTGGATGGATGCCTCATTTAGAACCGACCTTACCAAGTATTTGGAAATCACCCTTGGTGCACGAAACATCTTCAATATTGTTACCGTAAATGCCTCCGATGTTCCTTCTGGAACACATAATTCGTCAACTACGGCTAGCAGATTATTCGGTAACGGAAGATCTTATTTTTTAAAACTTTTATACAATTTAAACTTTAACTAA
- a CDS encoding DUF6607 family protein codes for MKKSTIFLMLLVGGVTILSAQKKKELDKQAIKDMCGCYDITFKYTETFAPEIDYEKKMDYSAGALELALPIVDEKNKISIQHLLVINDTMIIKHWRQDWEYENQDVFYFDKENNWVFKKLPKNQVKGQWTQKVYQVDDSPRYSGSATWIHADGKHYWENTADAPLPRREYSKRSDYNVMKRGNRHEITSFGWIHEQDNDKIIRENGKEDVLLAQEKGMNIYTKVSDSKCQAAIDWWEKHKDFWGIVRSSWDEVYSREGNLTLHKKVDKKPLFMHFYPLEKKGANSVQVSKLISKFVDDK; via the coding sequence ATGAAAAAATCAACAATCTTTTTGATGCTTTTGGTTGGAGGTGTCACCATATTATCAGCTCAGAAAAAAAAGGAATTGGACAAGCAAGCCATTAAGGATATGTGTGGATGTTATGACATTACCTTTAAGTACACCGAAACTTTTGCACCCGAAATTGACTATGAGAAAAAAATGGATTATTCAGCCGGCGCATTAGAACTGGCTTTGCCTATTGTGGATGAAAAGAACAAAATATCTATCCAACATTTGTTGGTGATCAATGATACCATGATTATTAAACATTGGCGACAGGATTGGGAATATGAAAACCAGGATGTTTTTTACTTCGATAAAGAAAATAATTGGGTTTTTAAGAAATTACCCAAGAATCAGGTAAAAGGACAATGGACCCAAAAAGTATATCAAGTGGATGATAGCCCAAGATATTCCGGTTCTGCCACTTGGATACATGCGGATGGAAAACACTACTGGGAAAACACAGCAGATGCCCCGCTACCTAGACGCGAATACTCAAAAAGAAGTGATTATAATGTGATGAAAAGGGGTAACCGACATGAGATAACTTCTTTTGGCTGGATTCACGAACAGGACAATGACAAAATTATTCGTGAAAATGGTAAGGAAGATGTGCTATTGGCCCAAGAAAAGGGAATGAACATATATACCAAGGTATCTGATTCAAAATGCCAAGCTGCTATTGACTGGTGGGAAAAACATAAAGACTTTTGGGGGATTGTACGCTCGTCTTGGGATGAGGTATATAGTAGAGAAGGTAATCTAACACTGCATAAAAAAGTAGATAAAAAACCTTTGTTCATGCACTTTTACCCATTGGAGAAAAAGGGAGCGAATAGTGTTCAAGTTTCCAAGTTGATTTCCAAATTTGTGGATGATAAGTAA
- a CDS encoding FMN-binding protein yields MNRANKTRFQIGVMLCMAFLFFGFSPSKILPRLWQKLNAAVQTTFEVNDFSLEEIKVNSGLIDRTTITLNGENLFRIIQKEALVGYAYLGEAPSMKSTFDYVVLFNKDLSIKKTKVLIYREDYGRQIGSQRWLRQFIDKKVGESITYGSDIDAISGATISAKSMTKALNDVLTSMEVLRDENILNQLNHK; encoded by the coding sequence ATGAACAGAGCAAATAAGACAAGGTTCCAAATAGGGGTCATGCTATGCATGGCCTTTTTGTTTTTTGGATTTTCACCTTCCAAAATTTTACCACGACTTTGGCAAAAACTTAATGCCGCGGTACAGACGACTTTTGAAGTAAACGATTTCTCTCTAGAGGAGATAAAAGTAAATAGCGGACTGATTGACAGAACTACGATAACATTAAACGGAGAAAACCTGTTTAGGATAATTCAAAAAGAGGCGCTAGTTGGTTATGCTTATTTAGGGGAAGCACCCAGTATGAAGAGCACCTTTGATTATGTAGTGTTGTTCAACAAAGATTTGAGCATAAAGAAAACAAAGGTGCTGATTTATCGAGAAGATTATGGTCGACAGATCGGGAGTCAGCGTTGGTTAAGACAATTCATTGATAAAAAAGTGGGTGAGTCGATAACCTATGGCTCGGACATTGATGCCATTTCTGGAGCAACAATTTCGGCAAAATCTATGACCAAAGCTTTGAATGATGTTTTGACCAGCATGGAAGTTTTGAGAGACGAAAATATACTGAACCAGTTGAACCATAAATAA
- a CDS encoding VOC family protein: protein MKTVFNTYTPEGFSNVNSYLFVSDPLGLIDFLQKAFYAEEISRSINETNGDLSNVILKIGDSCFMLSQARGQFEGMRTAFYLYVEDVDTVYKNALAHGAEVVFEPEDMPYEDRQGGIIDPAGNYWWISKRLVESDY, encoded by the coding sequence ATGAAAACAGTATTCAACACATATACCCCTGAAGGTTTTAGCAATGTAAATTCATACTTGTTCGTATCAGATCCATTAGGGTTGATCGATTTTTTGCAAAAAGCGTTTTATGCTGAAGAAATAAGTAGATCCATCAACGAAACCAACGGTGATCTTAGTAATGTTATTCTTAAAATAGGAGATAGTTGTTTTATGCTCAGCCAAGCAAGAGGCCAGTTTGAAGGAATGCGTACCGCTTTCTATTTATATGTGGAAGATGTGGATACAGTATATAAAAATGCACTGGCCCATGGCGCAGAAGTTGTATTTGAACCGGAAGATATGCCTTATGAAGACCGGCAAGGTGGAATAATTGATCCTGCTGGGAATTATTGGTGGATTTCCAAACGGTTGGTCGAAAGTGATTACTAA
- a CDS encoding AraC family transcriptional regulator: protein MNRDILDINDFTILIEEATSTEVTTDSCLFDEPVIAVAFYGSGNVDLTVKYGNQQKDFNHTKGLTLSFYADEKVEFRHTVSAGKPLECIVIATSPRNLKKLPNNEGELFTELLGQLVKPFDHYVEGPRFFMTPEMQHIVDGIFSNRYEGKAKMMFFRSQITALLSHFFWQLSMLKDEGIKSVEREKLYEAKEILSQNLDTPPSLTELSRQIGLNTFKLKKDFKELFGVPVFKYLQNERMTKAHNLIRNKEATVQEAAWHVGYDSLGSFSNAFAKKFGFRPSEIKS, encoded by the coding sequence ATGAACAGGGATATATTAGATATCAATGATTTTACCATTTTGATAGAAGAGGCAACTTCTACAGAGGTTACCACAGATTCGTGTTTATTTGATGAACCTGTTATTGCGGTTGCTTTTTATGGGTCCGGTAATGTAGATTTAACTGTTAAGTATGGAAATCAGCAAAAAGACTTTAATCATACCAAAGGATTGACGCTTTCATTCTATGCTGATGAAAAAGTGGAATTTAGGCACACAGTTTCTGCAGGTAAGCCTTTGGAATGCATTGTTATTGCCACTTCTCCAAGAAACCTTAAAAAATTACCAAACAATGAAGGTGAACTTTTTACCGAGCTGTTGGGACAATTGGTAAAGCCTTTTGATCATTATGTAGAAGGCCCGCGCTTTTTTATGACACCAGAAATGCAACATATTGTCGATGGTATTTTTAGCAATAGATATGAAGGTAAGGCCAAGATGATGTTTTTCCGTAGCCAGATAACCGCTTTATTATCACATTTTTTTTGGCAATTATCCATGTTAAAGGATGAAGGGATTAAAAGTGTTGAGCGTGAAAAACTGTATGAGGCTAAAGAAATATTATCCCAGAATTTGGATACTCCGCCCTCACTTACTGAACTTTCGCGCCAGATTGGGCTGAATACCTTTAAACTGAAAAAGGACTTTAAAGAACTTTTTGGGGTGCCCGTGTTCAAATACCTGCAAAATGAGCGTATGACAAAGGCCCACAATCTTATCAGAAACAAAGAAGCCACGGTACAAGAAGCCGCATGGCATGTGGGGTACGATAGCTTAGGCTCTTTTTCTAACGCTTTCGCTAAAAAATTTGGCTTCCGCCCAAGCGAAATAAAGTCATAA
- a CDS encoding DUF5367 family protein: MKIFRAIGIGALIWILGVSSYALSFYVPIMENVEQQANIVLFVVVMPLVWAGCWMYYKQDSWTHGYKVGQALFLTSAALDALITVPFLIMPNGGSYYDFYTDAGFWVIAFEFIVVAVLYWYAKVYVQKQETI, encoded by the coding sequence ATGAAGATTTTTAGAGCAATTGGAATAGGAGCATTGATTTGGATTCTTGGGGTAAGTTCATACGCCTTGTCATTTTATGTTCCAATTATGGAAAATGTAGAACAACAAGCGAATATCGTATTATTTGTGGTAGTTATGCCATTGGTTTGGGCGGGCTGCTGGATGTATTATAAACAAGATAGCTGGACCCATGGTTATAAAGTAGGACAGGCACTTTTTTTAACCAGCGCCGCTTTAGATGCCCTAATCACCGTTCCTTTTCTTATCATGCCCAATGGGGGTAGTTACTATGACTTTTATACTGATGCTGGATTCTGGGTGATAGCCTTTGAGTTCATCGTCGTAGCCGTATTGTATTGGTACGCTAAAGTTTATGTGCAAAAACAAGAAACAATATAG
- a CDS encoding DUF1772 domain-containing protein: MEISMSNLTLFATTLCFGLVAGLCFTWGNAVTPGIGQLDDLGYLQSFQRMNRSIENPLFFAIFIGSFFIGIATIFANKGISPSHFWLILIAVIIYFLGVVLVTITGNVPLNELLDKTNLTDSGIEDLKALRERFENPWNRFHTIRIITATISFAMLIIAGINK; encoded by the coding sequence ATGGAAATTTCAATGAGTAATCTTACACTTTTTGCAACTACTTTATGTTTTGGCCTTGTCGCAGGACTTTGCTTTACATGGGGGAATGCGGTTACCCCGGGGATTGGACAATTGGACGATTTAGGTTATTTGCAGTCGTTTCAAAGAATGAATCGCAGCATAGAAAACCCCTTGTTTTTTGCAATTTTTATCGGTTCATTTTTTATTGGTATCGCTACCATATTTGCCAATAAAGGTATTTCACCATCACACTTTTGGTTGATACTTATTGCGGTGATTATCTACTTTTTGGGAGTGGTTTTGGTAACCATAACGGGCAATGTACCCCTAAACGAGCTGTTGGACAAGACCAATTTGACCGATAGTGGTATTGAAGATTTGAAGGCACTTCGTGAAAGGTTTGAAAACCCATGGAACCGCTTTCATACCATTCGAATTATTACCGCAACCATCTCATTTGCTATGTTGATCATAGCAGGAATAAACAAGTAA
- a CDS encoding NmrA family NAD(P)-binding protein has product MKNNILVLGGKGKTGRRIVERLTKKGHNVRIGSRVENPAFDWNKPAGWPAVLENIESVYITYQPDLAVPGAKEAIEALTKVAKEQGVKKLVLLSGKGEVEAERCEKLVMNCGLDYTIIRASWFNQNFSESFFLDPILAGHVALPQAEVKVPYIDANDIADVAVEALLNEQHNGEIYELTGSRFLTFKEVVHEIAEATGRDIQFTAISLPEYNKMMEEHGIPTDYIWLINYLFTEVLGNDDNQVITHGIEQVLGRKPKDFSDYVRETAATGIWNQTVDA; this is encoded by the coding sequence ATGAAAAACAACATTTTAGTATTAGGAGGGAAAGGAAAAACGGGAAGACGTATTGTAGAACGATTAACTAAAAAAGGACACAATGTACGCATTGGTTCACGAGTTGAAAACCCTGCCTTTGACTGGAACAAGCCAGCTGGTTGGCCAGCAGTATTGGAAAATATAGAAAGCGTGTACATTACCTATCAACCAGATTTAGCTGTGCCAGGCGCAAAAGAAGCTATTGAGGCATTAACCAAAGTGGCTAAAGAGCAAGGTGTAAAGAAATTGGTGCTTCTTTCAGGTAAGGGAGAAGTTGAAGCTGAACGTTGCGAAAAATTGGTAATGAATTGTGGCTTGGATTATACCATTATACGTGCTAGTTGGTTCAACCAAAATTTTAGTGAAAGTTTCTTTTTGGATCCTATTTTAGCTGGTCATGTGGCACTTCCACAGGCCGAAGTGAAGGTTCCTTATATAGATGCAAATGATATTGCTGATGTAGCTGTGGAGGCTTTGTTGAATGAGCAGCACAATGGAGAAATTTATGAACTGACAGGTTCTAGGTTCTTAACTTTCAAAGAAGTGGTACATGAGATTGCAGAAGCCACTGGAAGGGATATCCAATTCACAGCTATTTCTTTACCGGAATATAATAAAATGATGGAAGAGCATGGAATTCCTACAGATTACATCTGGTTGATTAATTATTTGTTTACTGAAGTTTTGGGGAATGATGATAACCAAGTAATTACTCATGGTATCGAACAAGTATTGGGTAGAAAACCTAAAGATTTTTCAGATTATGTAAGGGAGACAGCTGCAACAGGAATATGGAATCAAACAGTCGATGCATAA
- a CDS encoding DUF3307 domain-containing protein produces the protein MILLTLKLLLAHFIGDFMLQPSHWVDDKLEKKWKSKYLYWHIGVHLLVLLVLLQFQHIGMVAIIIVTHYFIDLGKLSFTNEKNYRWLFVLDQILHLSVIVALVYWTTPFEIDLKSLFGQENLLLITFLVFVTYVSGIIMRMLLAPYIAEIIKDDDPEEGGSLKNAGKYIGMLERLFVFGFIMIGQWAAIGLLIAAKSVFRFGDLNKGKNRKLTEYVLIGTLLSFGLAILSGVTYTYLIEII, from the coding sequence ATGATTCTACTTACGTTAAAACTTTTATTGGCTCATTTTATTGGTGATTTTATGCTGCAGCCCAGCCATTGGGTAGACGATAAGCTCGAAAAAAAGTGGAAATCCAAATACCTGTATTGGCATATTGGAGTGCACTTACTTGTCCTTCTGGTGTTATTACAATTTCAGCATATAGGAATGGTGGCCATCATTATAGTAACCCATTATTTTATTGACTTGGGCAAACTAAGTTTTACCAATGAAAAAAATTACCGCTGGCTCTTTGTCCTTGATCAAATATTACATTTATCTGTTATAGTAGCTTTGGTCTATTGGACAACCCCTTTTGAAATAGACCTCAAAAGCCTATTTGGACAAGAAAATCTCCTGTTGATTACCTTTCTGGTATTTGTCACCTACGTTTCAGGAATTATTATGCGAATGCTATTGGCTCCTTACATCGCTGAAATTATAAAGGATGATGACCCAGAGGAAGGTGGGTCTTTAAAAAATGCCGGAAAGTATATTGGCATGTTGGAACGGCTTTTTGTCTTTGGCTTTATTATGATTGGCCAATGGGCCGCCATTGGATTATTAATCGCCGCTAAATCTGTCTTCCGGTTTGGAGATTTAAACAAGGGGAAAAACCGAAAACTTACCGAATATGTGCTAATAGGCACTTTATTAAGTTTTGGGCTGGCCATCCTATCTGGAGTGACATACACCTATTTGATTGAAATCATATAA
- a CDS encoding transcriptional regulator — protein sequence MDITTAIITGDIINSRKATPEVWLPYLKTALNTYGKEPTHWEIYRGDSFQLEILPEKALEAAIYIKANVKQKKGIDVRMAIGLGEKDYNSEKITESNGSAFINSGECFENLKKQTLALKSNSETFDTTINLILQLAALSMDNWLPATSRIVKTAMTHPKANQKELASVLEKSQSNISEALIRAGFDEVQKMIQFYKTHLSKL from the coding sequence ATGGACATAACAACCGCTATCATTACCGGAGATATCATCAACTCTAGAAAAGCAACACCAGAAGTCTGGCTACCTTACCTAAAAACAGCCTTGAACACTTACGGAAAGGAGCCAACACACTGGGAAATTTACCGCGGCGATAGTTTTCAATTGGAAATTTTACCAGAAAAAGCCTTGGAAGCCGCTATCTATATTAAGGCAAACGTAAAACAGAAAAAAGGAATAGATGTTCGCATGGCCATAGGTCTAGGGGAAAAAGATTATAACTCAGAAAAAATAACAGAATCCAACGGTTCTGCCTTTATAAATTCAGGGGAGTGTTTTGAAAACTTAAAAAAGCAGACCTTAGCATTAAAATCCAACTCAGAAACATTTGATACTACGATCAATCTAATCTTACAACTTGCAGCGCTCAGTATGGATAATTGGTTACCAGCAACTTCGAGAATAGTGAAAACTGCAATGACACACCCAAAAGCAAATCAAAAAGAGTTGGCTTCAGTATTGGAAAAATCACAAAGTAATATTAGTGAGGCGCTAATACGGGCAGGTTTTGATGAAGTACAAAAAATGATTCAATTTTATAAAACCCATCTCTCAAAGTTATGA
- a CDS encoding SH3 domain-containing protein: protein MKAVFYITALTTLFTISLITAQNGYNCPLGECDFEPGEQVYLFGNDVKLRAAPDVESEVLELLKIGEWVKIIEKTEFSWPYRGFDSPFYKVQYHDDVTGYVLAGLLSFEKKVLNNQNYFFAYSKEGKSIFLNIRNIKNGTYIEKKIPLVNTNIDIKVMDDKGIPDLDGILFVDYYAEACGMEGGGIYLFVQNDELTKVAALSQISDAGVFYYSEKFIFPFDEGGIPEKIIFKKERNESLDEASRWTKTAMETRELSWVEGKLVPKYRE, encoded by the coding sequence ATGAAAGCAGTTTTTTACATTACGGCCCTAACCACCCTATTTACTATTTCTTTAATTACAGCGCAAAATGGATACAACTGTCCACTGGGAGAATGTGATTTTGAACCTGGTGAACAGGTATATCTGTTTGGCAATGATGTTAAGTTACGAGCTGCGCCAGATGTTGAATCTGAAGTATTGGAACTATTGAAGATTGGAGAATGGGTAAAAATCATAGAAAAAACAGAATTCTCATGGCCCTATAGAGGTTTTGACTCTCCTTTTTACAAAGTGCAGTACCATGATGATGTAACTGGTTATGTCTTGGCAGGTCTATTATCTTTTGAGAAAAAAGTATTGAATAATCAGAACTATTTCTTTGCCTATTCCAAAGAAGGTAAGTCTATCTTCTTAAATATAAGAAACATAAAAAATGGAACTTATATTGAAAAAAAGATTCCATTGGTCAACACCAATATTGACATTAAAGTCATGGATGACAAAGGTATTCCTGATCTAGATGGAATCTTATTTGTTGATTATTATGCAGAAGCATGTGGTATGGAAGGAGGAGGCATTTACCTTTTTGTCCAAAACGATGAGCTTACCAAGGTTGCGGCATTGTCACAAATTTCAGATGCCGGTGTATTCTATTATTCAGAAAAATTTATTTTCCCTTTTGATGAGGGCGGTATTCCAGAAAAAATTATCTTCAAGAAAGAACGTAACGAAAGTTTAGATGAAGCCTCTCGATGGACAAAAACTGCGATGGAAACCAGAGAATTGAGTTGGGTAGAAGGAAAATTAGTCCCAAAATATCGAGAGTGA